A part of Cannabis sativa cultivar Pink pepper isolate KNU-18-1 chromosome 6, ASM2916894v1, whole genome shotgun sequence genomic DNA contains:
- the LOC115724457 gene encoding organic cation/carnitine transporter 4, with translation MSTTISPGSSKDLRSPLLSASAKDTGRAATQKICIDVMLQKYCGEFGPWQMRHFVLTSLAWALEAFHTMVMIFADREPDWRCVDGPLGQTSCNRVAKTVCGLEPGSWEWVGGVGSSTVAQWGLVCGEKYKVGLVQALFFGGCMIGAGIFGHLSDSFLGRKGSLTIVCLLNAIFGCITALTPDYITYLLLRFLTGFSTGGVGLCAFVLATEPIGPSRRGVAGMSTFYFFSTGIALLSLIAYVFPTWRALYIASSIPSLIFLVLVIPFISESPRWYLVRGKVNEAMTIMNSIAKSNGKELPEGITLGLDDESNTKSISESVNPTSNNGVSGSLVDVVRSPVTRVRLFLAVAINFLCSVVYYGLSLNVVNLDTNLYMTVVLNAVAEMPAFTITAILLDKFGRKPLAIGTLWFSGLFCFLGSLVRNDVVGVWKVLRMICGVLGIFGMAGTYNLLFIYTAELFPTVVRNAALGCATQASQMGAILAPFVVVLGGALPFVVFAICGIVGGIHAFYLPETLNKPLYDTMDGMESGEKDRDLLISV, from the exons atgagcACCACCATCTCGCCAGGTTCCAGCAAGGATCTCCGATCACCGCTTCTATCTGCGTCAGCGAAAGACACTGGAAGAGCTGCAACTCAGAAAATATGCATCGATGTTATGCTCCAAAAGTATTGTGGGGAGTTTGGGCCGTGGCAGATGAGGCATTTTGTGTTAACTAGCTTGGCTTGGGCCCTTGAGGCCTTTCACACTATGGTCATGATCTTTGCGGACCGTGAACCGGATTGGAGATGCGTCGACGGTCCATTGGGCCAAACCAGCTGTAATAGGGTGGCAAAAACGGTTTGTGGGCTTGAACCGGGTTCGTGGGAATGGGTCGGCGGTGTGGGTAGCTCCACTGTGGCTCAATGGGGATTGGTTTGTGGTGAGAAGTATAAGGTTGGGTTGGTCCAAGCATTGTTCTTTGGCGGCTGCATGATTG GGGCAGGAATATTTGGCCACCTCTCAGACTCTTTCCTTGGAAGAAAAGGCTCACTAACCATAGTTTGTTTACTAAATGCCATCTTTGGTTGCATAACAGCACTCACTCCAGACTACATCACCTACCTCCTCCTCCGCTTCCTCACTGGCTTTAGCACTGGCGGTGTTGGCCTTTGCGCCTTTGTCCTAGCCACAGAACCGATAGGCCCCTCTAGGCGTGGCGTAGCAGGAATGTCCACTTTCTACTTCTTCTCAACTGGGATAGCCTTACTTTCCCTCATAGCTTACGTTTTCCCAACATGGCGTGCTCTTTATATTGCTTCCTCCATTCCTTCCCTCATTTTTCTAGTTTTAGTCATCCCTTTCATATCAGAATCCCCAAGGTGGTACTTAGTGAGAGGAAAAGTCAACGAAGCTATGACGATCATGAACTCAATAGCTAAGTCAAATGGAAAGGAACTACCAGAAGGAATAACTCTAGGATTAGATGATGAATCAAACACTAAAAGTATATCAGAAAGTGTTAACCCCACTTCGAATAACGGAGTATCTGGTTCTTTAGTCGACGTTGTTCGATCTCCTGTAACTAGAGTTCGTCTATTTTTGGCTGTAGCCATAAATTTCCTCTGTTCTGTCGTTTACTATGGCTTGAGCTTAAATGTTGTGAACTTAGATACTAATCTCTACATGACCGTGGTTCTAAACGCCGTAGCCGAGATGCCAGCTTTTACGATCACAGCCATTTTGTTGGACAAGTTCGGGAGGAAGCCATTGGCAATAGGGACACTCTGGTTTAGTGGATTGTTCTGCTTTTTAGGGAGTTTGGTGAGAAATGACGTCGTTGGGGTGTGGAAAGTGTTAAGAATGATATGTGGAGTGTTGGGAATTTTTGGGATGGCAGGGACATATAATCTTTTGTTCATCTACACGGCTGAGCTTTTCCCCACTGTTGTTAGGAATGCAGCGCTTGGGTGTGCAACTCAGGCTTCACAGATGGGTGCGATTTTGGCACCGTTTGTTGTCGTTTTGGGAGGTGCATTGCCGTTTGTGGTGTTTGCCATATGTGGGATTGTTGGGGGGATTCATGCGTTTTATCTTCCGGAGACGTTGAATAAGCCATTATACGACACCATGGATGGGATGGAGAGTGGAGAAAAAGATCGTGATCTTTTAATTAGTGTTTGA